The proteins below come from a single Streptomyces sp. M92 genomic window:
- a CDS encoding alpha/beta fold hydrolase, producing MTAFILVSGMFTGTHVWQETTARLTAAGAEAHAVALTGLDGPPGPAGTRTDLETHIADVLAVIDSIDATDRKIVLVGHDYGIHPALGAADRRAPRVDRIVYLDSGMPGDGVPALAAVPDQSLRERLAAAAGDADADDVLPPPATHDEWRLWGSTEGVPGPALDRLTALAAPQPTGTLLQPLRLTGAVASVPTTGVLCTGNGTSIEMVQMMVGFGDPALRALVDPRVTFFELATGHWPMLSSPAGLTDVLLRAAAGEGHRLEPVEATEPPPHLRPFLLDVPEAPRERHGNVDLHLPEAEEPRPAVLFVHGGPVPADARPTPRDWPTLTGYARCAAAGGAVGAVVDHRLHDLSDYERAAADVAAAVERVRADPRVDADRVALWFFSGGGPIAADWLDAPPSWLRCLAATYPVLAPLPNWGLSGGRFHPADAVANAGALPVVLTRVGLEMPEIAATVEKFLAAAEEGGADVEVVDVPHGHHAFETVDPTDESREAVRRAMRAVLARLGRPGTR from the coding sequence ATGACCGCTTTCATCCTGGTGTCGGGCATGTTCACCGGCACCCACGTCTGGCAGGAGACGACCGCCCGTCTGACCGCCGCGGGCGCCGAAGCGCACGCGGTCGCCCTGACCGGGCTCGACGGCCCGCCCGGCCCGGCGGGGACCCGCACCGACCTGGAGACCCACATCGCGGACGTCCTCGCCGTGATCGACTCGATCGACGCGACGGACCGGAAGATCGTGCTGGTCGGCCACGACTACGGCATCCACCCGGCGCTGGGCGCCGCCGACCGGAGGGCCCCGCGCGTCGACCGGATCGTCTACCTGGACTCGGGCATGCCCGGCGACGGCGTCCCGGCCCTGGCCGCGGTGCCCGACCAGTCCCTGCGCGAGCGGCTGGCCGCGGCGGCCGGGGACGCGGACGCCGACGACGTGCTGCCGCCGCCGGCCACCCACGACGAGTGGCGCCTGTGGGGCAGCACCGAGGGCGTGCCCGGCCCGGCGCTGGACCGGCTCACCGCCCTCGCCGCGCCGCAGCCGACGGGCACCCTGCTCCAGCCGCTCCGGCTGACCGGTGCGGTGGCCTCGGTGCCCACCACCGGCGTGCTGTGCACCGGCAACGGCACGAGCATCGAGATGGTCCAGATGATGGTGGGCTTCGGCGATCCCGCGCTGCGGGCCCTGGTCGACCCCCGGGTGACCTTCTTCGAACTGGCCACCGGTCACTGGCCGATGCTCTCCAGCCCGGCCGGACTGACGGACGTACTGCTGCGGGCCGCGGCCGGCGAGGGGCACCGGCTGGAGCCCGTCGAAGCGACCGAACCGCCCCCGCACCTGCGGCCGTTCCTGCTGGACGTCCCCGAAGCCCCGCGGGAGCGGCACGGAAACGTCGACCTGCACCTGCCCGAGGCCGAGGAACCACGGCCCGCGGTGCTGTTCGTGCACGGCGGCCCGGTCCCCGCCGACGCACGGCCCACACCGAGGGACTGGCCGACCCTGACGGGGTACGCGCGCTGCGCGGCGGCGGGCGGTGCGGTGGGCGCCGTCGTCGACCACCGTCTGCACGACCTGTCGGACTACGAGCGGGCCGCCGCCGACGTGGCCGCCGCCGTGGAGCGGGTCCGGGCCGACCCACGTGTGGACGCGGACCGGGTCGCGCTGTGGTTCTTCTCCGGCGGCGGCCCGATCGCGGCGGACTGGCTGGACGCGCCGCCGTCCTGGCTGCGCTGCCTGGCGGCCACCTACCCGGTCCTGGCGCCACTGCCCAACTGGGGACTGTCCGGCGGCCGGTTCCACCCGGCGGACGCGGTGGCGAACGCCGGCGCCCTGCCCGTCGTCCTCACGCGCGTCGGACTGGAGATGCCCGAGATAGCCGCCACCGTCGAGAAGTTCCTCGCCGCGGCCGAGGAGGGCGGGGCGGACGTGGAGGTGGTGGACGTGCCGCACGGCCACCACGCCTTCGAGACCGTCGACCCGACGGACGAGTCCCGCGAAGCCGTGCGCCGCGCGATGCGCGCGGTCCTGGCCCGCCTCGGCCGGCCGGGTACGCGGTAG
- a CDS encoding MerR family transcriptional regulator, protein MITSSDGLCGIGDLAARAGVTVKTVRFYSDRGLLPEASRSAGGHRRYGSDALGRLRLIRSLRALGLSVPEVRRVLAEEDAAGGEGGREGGALEDAVAGRLRELGSEMRALRWREAALRLVQECPPGQRAERLNLIGAVSMPPSTEPLVRFWRGWLPPRMPARSVRAFLEVAVPQPPEDPAPAQVLAFAHLNALALAPCPGTARPQPEAHRAAGARGAAVLYAGLAEAYELAGVQMRRGRDPRPGEALDGFVDAYTSAYGIRDSPEFRLRLAGQLAADPRIDRYWDLVTEVVTEPGRRPEPTPGSAHDWLYAALVAQTGAPSPPAV, encoded by the coding sequence GTGATCACGTCGTCCGACGGTCTGTGCGGCATCGGGGACCTGGCCGCCCGGGCGGGCGTCACCGTGAAGACCGTCCGCTTCTACTCCGACCGGGGCCTGCTGCCGGAGGCCTCCCGCAGCGCCGGCGGGCACCGGCGGTACGGCTCCGACGCGCTGGGCCGGCTGCGCCTGATCCGTTCCCTGCGCGCGCTCGGCCTGTCGGTACCCGAGGTGCGCCGGGTCCTGGCGGAGGAGGACGCGGCGGGCGGCGAGGGCGGACGGGAGGGTGGCGCGCTGGAGGACGCGGTCGCCGGGCGGCTGCGCGAACTCGGCTCCGAGATGAGGGCCTTGCGCTGGCGGGAGGCGGCCCTGCGCCTGGTGCAGGAGTGTCCGCCCGGGCAACGGGCCGAACGGCTGAACCTGATCGGGGCGGTGTCCATGCCGCCCAGCACGGAGCCGCTGGTCCGGTTCTGGCGGGGCTGGCTGCCGCCGCGGATGCCGGCCCGGTCGGTCCGGGCGTTCCTGGAGGTCGCCGTACCGCAGCCGCCCGAGGACCCGGCTCCGGCCCAGGTCCTCGCCTTCGCCCACCTCAACGCCCTCGCCCTCGCGCCGTGCCCCGGCACCGCGCGGCCCCAGCCCGAGGCGCACCGGGCCGCCGGTGCCCGGGGAGCCGCCGTGCTGTACGCGGGACTGGCGGAGGCGTACGAGCTGGCGGGTGTCCAGATGCGGCGGGGCCGGGACCCGCGGCCGGGGGAGGCGCTGGACGGCTTCGTCGACGCGTACACCAGCGCGTACGGAATCCGGGACAGCCCGGAGTTCCGGCTCCGGCTGGCCGGGCAGCTCGCGGCCGACCCGCGGATCGACCGCTACTGGGACCTGGTGACCGAGGTCGTCACCGAGCCGGGCCGCCGGCCGGAGCCGACGCCCGGTTCCGCCCACGACTGGCTGTACGCGGCCCTGGTGGCGCAGACGGGAGCCCCGTCGCCGCCGGCGGTGTGA
- a CDS encoding molybdopterin-dependent oxidoreductase → MSDEANAPRRNPRTTTRLSLGALSGLLAGGAALAVAELVAAAVRPQAGPVVAVGGAAIDRTPAAVKDWAIRAFGTDDKLVLRLGILTVLALFALALGVLAARHRRTGTAGVLVFGAVGAAAATSRPDSTSLTDTLPSVVGALAGAALLHLLAGRLPAVPRGAGQEPGEGWDRRRFVLAATAAAAASAGAGAVGRALNGAGGREAVASRRNIDLPPPASRAPAVPRGAQVRVAGVSPFITPNADFYRVDTALVVPKVDAGAWRLRIHGDGVTREKTLTFDDLLRRELIERDVTLTCVSNEVGGPYVGNARWIGVRLAGLLEECGVRPPSKGGPADQLVARSVDGMTIGTPVEDVMDGRDAMLAVGMNGEPLPFDHGFPVRMLVPGLYGYVSACKWIEDIELTTFDAYDAYWVKRDWAREAPVKTQSRIDTPKPFARPEEGAVMVAGVAWAQHRGIDKVEVRVDDGPWQEATLAAEDTRDTWRQWSCAWQATKGGHTLTVRATDRTGEVQTQKRTRTVPDGADGWHSVVVTVE, encoded by the coding sequence GTGAGCGACGAAGCGAACGCACCGCGGCGGAACCCCCGGACGACCACACGGCTCTCGCTGGGGGCGTTGAGCGGACTCCTGGCAGGAGGTGCCGCGCTCGCCGTCGCCGAACTGGTGGCGGCGGCGGTGCGTCCGCAGGCCGGTCCGGTGGTCGCGGTCGGCGGTGCCGCCATCGACCGCACCCCGGCCGCCGTGAAGGACTGGGCGATCCGCGCCTTCGGCACCGACGACAAGCTGGTCCTCCGGCTCGGCATCCTCACCGTCCTGGCCCTGTTCGCCCTGGCCCTCGGCGTCCTCGCCGCCCGCCACCGGCGTACGGGGACCGCGGGCGTCCTGGTCTTCGGTGCCGTCGGGGCGGCGGCCGCCACCAGCCGTCCCGACTCCACGAGCCTCACCGACACCCTCCCGTCCGTCGTCGGGGCGCTCGCCGGTGCCGCACTCCTGCACCTCCTCGCCGGCCGCCTCCCGGCGGTGCCCCGGGGCGCGGGGCAGGAGCCCGGCGAGGGCTGGGACCGGCGCCGCTTCGTCCTCGCGGCGACCGCCGCTGCCGCCGCCTCGGCCGGGGCGGGTGCGGTGGGCCGGGCCCTGAACGGCGCCGGCGGCCGGGAGGCCGTGGCCTCCCGCAGGAACATCGACCTGCCGCCGCCCGCCTCACGGGCACCCGCGGTGCCCCGGGGAGCACAGGTGAGGGTCGCCGGTGTCAGCCCGTTCATCACGCCCAACGCGGACTTCTACCGGGTGGACACCGCACTGGTGGTCCCCAAGGTGGACGCCGGCGCCTGGCGGCTGCGCATCCACGGGGACGGAGTCACCAGGGAGAAGACCCTGACCTTCGACGACCTGCTGCGCCGCGAACTGATCGAGCGCGACGTCACCCTCACCTGCGTCTCCAACGAGGTCGGCGGCCCCTATGTGGGCAACGCCCGCTGGATCGGCGTCCGCCTCGCCGGCCTGCTCGAGGAGTGCGGGGTGCGGCCTCCTTCGAAGGGCGGCCCCGCCGACCAGCTGGTCGCCCGCTCGGTGGACGGCATGACCATCGGCACCCCGGTCGAGGACGTCATGGACGGCCGCGACGCGATGCTCGCCGTCGGCATGAACGGCGAACCCCTGCCCTTCGACCACGGCTTCCCGGTCCGCATGCTGGTCCCCGGCCTGTACGGCTACGTGTCCGCCTGCAAGTGGATCGAGGACATCGAGCTGACCACCTTCGACGCGTACGACGCCTACTGGGTCAAGCGCGACTGGGCCCGCGAGGCCCCGGTCAAGACGCAGTCCCGGATCGACACGCCGAAGCCGTTCGCGCGGCCGGAGGAGGGCGCCGTGATGGTGGCCGGCGTCGCCTGGGCGCAGCACCGCGGCATCGACAAGGTGGAGGTCCGCGTCGACGACGGTCCCTGGCAGGAAGCCACCCTCGCGGCCGAGGACACCCGCGACACCTGGCGCCAGTGGTCCTGTGCCTGGCAGGCCACGAAGGGCGGCCACACCCTCACCGTGCGGGCCACCGACCGTACCGGCGAGGTGCAGACCCAGAAGCGCACCCGCACCGTCCCCGACGGCGCGGACGGATGGCACTCCGTGGTGGTGACGGTGGAGTGA